One window of the Hyalangium minutum genome contains the following:
- the rph gene encoding ribonuclease PH: MRSFQRGALDLRPVTLTPGVNRHAEGSTQVEFGHTRVIVTCSIEERVPPHLMGKGTGWVTAEYGMLPRSTHTRTQREAAKGKQTGRTMEIQRLIGRSMRAAIDLAALGPRTLTLDCDVIQADGGTRTASITGAYVALVMALRNLQSRGVMSKIPSLTPLAAVSVGVVNGEVRVDLDYEEDSSADVDLNLVATGDGRIVEVQGTAEHKLFDRKLLDGMLDGGLAAIQQLTAAQAKVLG, from the coding sequence GTGCGGTCCTTTCAACGCGGAGCGCTGGATCTTCGCCCCGTCACCCTGACGCCTGGTGTGAACCGTCACGCCGAGGGCTCCACCCAGGTGGAGTTCGGCCACACCCGCGTCATCGTCACCTGCTCGATAGAGGAGCGCGTGCCGCCGCACCTGATGGGGAAGGGGACCGGCTGGGTGACGGCCGAGTACGGCATGCTCCCGCGCTCCACGCATACCCGCACCCAGCGCGAGGCCGCCAAGGGCAAGCAGACCGGCCGGACCATGGAGATTCAGCGCCTCATCGGCCGCTCCATGCGCGCGGCGATCGATCTCGCGGCGCTGGGGCCTCGCACCCTGACGCTGGACTGCGATGTCATCCAGGCGGACGGTGGCACGCGCACCGCGTCTATTACGGGCGCGTACGTGGCGCTGGTGATGGCGCTGCGCAACCTGCAGAGCCGGGGCGTCATGTCGAAGATTCCGAGCCTCACGCCGCTGGCCGCGGTCTCCGTGGGCGTGGTGAACGGCGAGGTGCGGGTGGACCTCGACTATGAGGAGGACTCGAGCGCGGACGTGGACCTGAACCTGGTGGCCACAGGGGACGGGCGCATCGTCGAGGTGCAGGGCACGGCTGAGCACAAGCTCTTCGACCGGAAGCTGCTGGACGGGATGCTCGATGGTGGTCTCGCGGCCATCCAGCAGCTCACGGCGGCGCAGGCGAAGGTGCTGGGATGA
- a CDS encoding N-acetylmuramoyl-L-alanine amidase family protein, with protein sequence MTLRTIVPLLLLLLAPSARAERGLRIVIDPGHGGSQEGAKGPGTLQEKDVVLQLAKRLRERLEKEVGAQVFLTREKDGTLPLPDRVHFANGKRPDVFLSIHANSMPTKKLRERIEGIETYFLSATASGAGARSVADRENADGPSGQAAQNDSALNFILHDLVRMEAHVGSSRLAYSIHEKLIAATGAEDRGVLQAPFFVLTGVEAPAVLIEVGYISHPQEGVQLGRAEYQDKLVGAITEGVKGFLRELNKRDHKGGEPSGEPAEGAPVASPASP encoded by the coding sequence ATGACGCTCCGCACCATCGTCCCGCTCCTGTTGCTGCTCCTGGCCCCGTCTGCTCGCGCTGAGCGCGGCCTTCGCATCGTCATTGATCCGGGCCACGGTGGCTCCCAAGAGGGGGCCAAGGGGCCGGGCACCCTGCAAGAGAAGGACGTGGTGCTCCAGCTGGCGAAGCGGCTGCGGGAGCGGCTGGAGAAGGAGGTGGGGGCGCAGGTGTTCCTCACCCGCGAGAAGGACGGGACGCTGCCCCTGCCGGACCGCGTGCACTTCGCCAACGGCAAGCGGCCGGATGTGTTCCTCTCCATCCACGCCAACTCCATGCCCACCAAGAAGCTGCGCGAGCGCATCGAGGGCATCGAGACGTACTTCCTGTCGGCGACAGCCTCGGGAGCGGGGGCGCGCTCGGTGGCGGACCGCGAGAACGCGGATGGGCCCTCGGGGCAGGCGGCCCAGAATGACTCGGCGCTGAACTTCATCCTGCATGACCTGGTGCGGATGGAGGCCCACGTGGGCTCGTCGCGGCTGGCCTACTCCATCCACGAGAAGCTCATCGCCGCCACGGGGGCCGAGGACCGGGGCGTGCTGCAGGCGCCCTTCTTCGTGCTCACGGGCGTGGAGGCCCCGGCGGTGCTCATCGAGGTGGGTTACATCTCGCACCCCCAGGAGGGCGTGCAGCTGGGGCGCGCCGAGTACCAGGACAAGCTGGTGGGAGCCATCACCGAGGGGGTGAAGGGCTTCCTGCGCGAGCTGAACAAGCGGGACCACAAGGGAGGGGAGCCTTCCGGCGAGCCGGCGGAAGGTGCGCCAGTGGCCAGTCCCGCATCTCCTTGA
- the rdgB gene encoding RdgB/HAM1 family non-canonical purine NTP pyrophosphatase, translating into MKPRLLFATTNPGKLKELRLLVGDAVELVSLKDLPPIPEPVEDGTTFEANAEKKAREYAAASGLPTLADDSGLCVDTLGGRPGVHSARYAPGDDRARYLKLLGELEGMPEERRTAAFQCALCLAIPGKGAKVEVGRCEGRILTAPRGTHGFGYDPVFFVPSLGKTVAELAPEEKAAVSHRGQAFRKMLPALLALQAGG; encoded by the coding sequence ATGAAGCCCCGGCTGCTGTTTGCCACCACCAACCCCGGCAAGCTGAAGGAGCTGCGCCTGCTGGTGGGGGACGCGGTGGAGCTGGTGTCCTTGAAGGACCTGCCACCCATCCCCGAGCCGGTGGAGGACGGGACGACCTTCGAGGCCAATGCGGAGAAGAAGGCCCGGGAGTACGCGGCGGCCTCGGGGCTGCCCACCCTGGCGGACGACTCGGGGCTCTGCGTGGACACCCTGGGCGGGCGGCCAGGCGTCCACTCGGCGCGCTATGCCCCCGGAGATGACCGGGCGAGGTACCTGAAGCTCCTCGGGGAGCTCGAGGGGATGCCGGAGGAGCGCCGGACGGCTGCGTTCCAGTGCGCCCTGTGCCTGGCGATTCCTGGCAAGGGGGCGAAGGTGGAGGTGGGGCGCTGCGAGGGACGCATCCTCACGGCTCCTCGGGGCACCCACGGCTTCGGGTACGACCCGGTGTTCTTCGTGCCGTCGCTGGGGAAGACGGTGGCGGAGCTGGCGCCGGAGGAGAAGGCGGCGGTGTCGCATCGCGGACAGGCCTTCCGGAAGATGTTACCGGCGCTGCTGGCGCTCCAAGCAGGCGGGTAG
- a CDS encoding cyclic nucleotide-binding domain-containing protein, whose product MSRISSTDVVVPKSLSAEERQQLARALYAVHEQIFDGVEFEAFTQYVVESKAEHTWIQIHRNEAGDIVGYCGLHIFERTLGGVPTAVFRAEAGSLRAYRGGNVTMRFGMPLALSYLLRNPGRRAYYLGALVHPSSYTLLARYFGQVWPQREGAVPPELQSFIGELASGFGLKQVTPERPLVRQVGWKTRETEVEREYWQHCDKPAARFFTEANPSYGEGHGLMTLVPLTVSNMAHLVRTVCGRKLRQPVETVKALARKLPGAARLLRSHGMKQVRQSPLFAHFDTPTLEALVRRAEFLTLPAGQHVFRKGDASDELYLLVRGAAYVLAEDGGEEKVVDELGTGAVFGEMAMLAGERRSAAIRTATASTLVRIPRSVLLPLLAAHAHLRQGVWQTFAGRRFDDLVRDNTRFSPLGRKGRLAWLRQGQHRELALQESLSVEEGCSLFVLSGRVEFERAGMWVTTRSSVLMEAAHALRVVAREPTQLIVLPRKAAQAQRREDWRASASH is encoded by the coding sequence ATGTCCCGTATCTCCAGCACCGATGTTGTCGTCCCCAAGTCCCTGTCCGCCGAGGAGCGCCAGCAGCTTGCCCGCGCGCTCTATGCGGTCCACGAGCAGATCTTCGATGGCGTGGAGTTCGAGGCATTCACTCAGTACGTCGTTGAGTCCAAGGCCGAGCACACGTGGATCCAGATCCACCGGAACGAGGCCGGCGACATCGTGGGCTACTGCGGCCTGCACATCTTCGAGCGGACGCTGGGCGGAGTGCCCACGGCGGTGTTCCGGGCCGAGGCGGGCTCCCTGCGCGCCTACCGGGGTGGCAACGTCACCATGCGCTTCGGCATGCCGCTGGCGCTGAGCTACCTGCTGCGGAATCCCGGACGCCGGGCCTACTACCTCGGGGCGCTGGTGCACCCCTCCAGCTACACGCTGCTGGCCCGGTACTTTGGCCAGGTGTGGCCCCAGCGCGAGGGGGCGGTTCCCCCCGAGCTGCAGTCCTTCATCGGGGAGCTGGCCAGCGGATTCGGGCTCAAGCAGGTGACGCCAGAGCGGCCCCTCGTGCGGCAGGTGGGCTGGAAGACGCGCGAGACGGAGGTGGAGCGGGAGTACTGGCAGCACTGTGACAAGCCGGCGGCCCGCTTCTTCACGGAAGCCAATCCCAGCTACGGCGAGGGGCACGGGCTGATGACGCTGGTGCCGTTGACCGTGAGCAACATGGCGCACCTCGTTCGGACGGTGTGCGGGCGCAAGCTGCGCCAACCCGTGGAGACGGTGAAGGCGCTGGCGCGGAAGCTGCCGGGGGCCGCCCGCCTGCTGCGCTCCCACGGGATGAAGCAGGTGCGTCAGTCACCGCTCTTCGCCCACTTCGACACGCCCACCCTGGAGGCGCTGGTCCGCCGCGCGGAGTTCCTCACGCTGCCCGCGGGCCAGCACGTCTTCCGCAAGGGAGACGCCAGCGATGAGCTGTACCTGCTGGTGCGCGGCGCCGCCTATGTGCTCGCGGAGGACGGAGGCGAGGAGAAGGTGGTGGACGAGCTGGGCACGGGTGCGGTGTTCGGAGAGATGGCCATGCTCGCGGGCGAGCGCCGCTCCGCAGCCATCCGCACCGCCACGGCCTCGACGCTCGTGCGCATCCCGCGCTCGGTGCTGCTGCCGCTGCTCGCGGCCCATGCCCACCTGCGGCAGGGGGTCTGGCAGACCTTCGCCGGCCGCCGCTTCGATGATCTGGTGCGGGACAACACCCGCTTCAGCCCGCTCGGCCGCAAGGGACGGTTGGCATGGCTGCGGCAGGGCCAGCACCGCGAGCTGGCCCTCCAGGAGTCACTCTCCGTGGAGGAAGGCTGCTCCTTGTTCGTACTCTCGGGGCGGGTGGAGTTCGAGCGCGCGGGGATGTGGGTGACGACGCGAAGCTCCGTGCTGATGGAGGCCGCTCACGCTCTGCGGGTGGTCGCCCGGGAGCCCACGCAGCTCATCGTTCTGCCGCGGAAAGCGGCTCAGGCGCAGCGCCGCGAGGACTGGCGAGCGTCCGCTTCTCACTGA
- the selD gene encoding selenide, water dikinase SelD, whose protein sequence is MADELQKPKRLTELSHCAGUAAKLRPADLAQVLRHLKRAKGPQALVGFATNDDAAVYRVAPGLAVVETVDFFPPVVDDPFQFGAIAAANALSDIYAMGARPIFALNLVGFPKELPLSILSKILAGGQSKADEAGIPILGGHSVQDPEPKYGMAVTGVVHPKKVLTNAGAKPGDVLILTKPLGSGIATTAIKRGVASKALMKRVVGVMSQLNRAAGETFASGKFKVNALTDVTGFGLLGHLLEMMTGAKTRALLSLERIPIIQDVPALASQGVVPGGTKANLAHVSKRVRFPEGLPEEIQWVLADAQTNGGLLASVPARDARKAFLALDKAGVDAALIGEVARGRPGIDVVG, encoded by the coding sequence ATGGCGGACGAACTGCAGAAGCCCAAGCGGCTCACCGAATTGAGTCACTGTGCGGGCTGAGCGGCAAAGCTCCGGCCCGCGGATCTGGCGCAGGTCTTGCGTCACTTGAAGAGAGCGAAGGGTCCTCAGGCGTTGGTGGGGTTCGCCACCAACGATGACGCGGCCGTGTACCGTGTGGCGCCCGGCCTGGCCGTGGTGGAGACGGTGGACTTCTTCCCGCCCGTGGTGGACGACCCGTTCCAGTTCGGGGCCATCGCCGCGGCGAACGCGCTCTCGGACATCTATGCGATGGGGGCGCGGCCTATCTTCGCGCTCAACCTGGTGGGCTTCCCCAAGGAGCTGCCGCTCTCCATCCTCTCGAAGATCCTGGCGGGTGGGCAGTCGAAGGCGGACGAGGCGGGCATCCCCATCCTCGGCGGCCACAGCGTGCAGGACCCCGAGCCCAAGTACGGCATGGCCGTCACCGGCGTGGTGCACCCGAAGAAGGTGCTCACCAATGCGGGGGCGAAGCCGGGGGACGTGCTCATTCTCACCAAGCCGCTGGGCTCGGGGATCGCCACCACGGCTATCAAGCGGGGCGTGGCCTCCAAGGCGCTGATGAAGCGCGTGGTGGGCGTCATGTCTCAGCTCAACCGCGCCGCCGGAGAGACGTTCGCCTCGGGCAAGTTCAAGGTGAACGCGCTCACGGATGTGACGGGCTTCGGCCTGCTGGGGCACCTGCTGGAGATGATGACGGGCGCCAAGACTCGGGCCCTGCTGTCGCTGGAGCGCATCCCCATCATCCAGGACGTGCCGGCGCTGGCCTCCCAGGGCGTGGTGCCGGGCGGGACGAAGGCCAACCTCGCCCATGTGAGCAAGCGCGTGCGCTTCCCCGAGGGACTGCCCGAGGAGATTCAGTGGGTGCTCGCGGACGCGCAGACCAATGGAGGGCTGCTGGCCTCCGTGCCGGCCCGCGACGCGCGCAAGGCGTTCCTCGCCCTGGACAAGGCGGGGGTGGATGCCGCCCTCATTGGCGAGGTGGCTCGCGGCCGCCCGGGGATTGATGTCGTGGGCTGA